CAAAGTCTCCTTCTCCCAATTCAAAAACAACTAACTTTCTCACTGTCTTGGCGTGGCTCCTTACAGGTTTTCTTCTTAGTTAGATAACAAAGTCTTCTGTAGTACTGATATCACCAAGTGCGACTCGAATGCTAAATTTCTCACCAGGATGACCGCTAATTTGCAACAGAAGAAAATCATCTTCAGATAAAGCTTGAGTTTCCTCAAAAATAGCTCCAGACTCATCAAGTATCATGAGTTGCAGACCGGGCGGAAGAGATGTTTGCGCCATAGCAGGAATGACTTGCACGTGGATATCAATTTCTGATTCTTCTGATACAGATGTAGATTCAGTACTTGATGCCAGCGAGACGGCAAGGATAATGGAATAATTTCCTTGTGGGGTCTGTAGATCGATCGTTTTGCCACCACGCGAACTGCCATCCTTTCGGAATTGTCGGAAGCCAAAAGCTAAATTGGTTTGCGGTGTACTCACCAAAGAATCAAGAGTTTGCCAACCAGTCTCAAAAGCGTTCCGCAACCATTGGCTGAGGTTTGTGAGTTGTGCAGTAGCACTGACAGATGGAGAGACTTTTTCACGCGGTTGATTTAAAGATCTCAGTAAATTTCTGAGTGGTTGAAATTGATGCAACGGGATCTCCTCTGCTTCCACCGTTGGGATAAAACCTAAAATTGCAGCCTCCTCCAGAGCTTCATCCATTTGCACTGCTGTATAACCAATGCGATCGCCCCAGACGTCTACAGGAACATGACAGGTTTGCTCTTGCGCTGTCACGGGACGGCACTCCAAACGACCCAATCCTGTCACAACTAAATCGGAAACATCACTACACAGGCAAACAAACGCATTGCGGCTGTAACTTGCTGCAATATCTGTAGGAATGTCCATCATTTGTAAGTAGTTGTCAACGACTGACACAGCCAAAGTATTCAACAACACTTGTTCCGCTTTTTCCGAAGTTGGTTGACGTGCTGCTAATTGACGAGCCGTATTGCGTGCTTCTTCAGTGATGGGTAACACAACAGTGCGTTCGTATATTTCATTTGTTATTCCAGCCATAGTTATTTACTTTCCTTTTACGTTACAAATATCCTTGTTCTTCCCCAAATTTAAGGAGGCGTGGGAGGCACTGCCTTTGATAAAAGGTACTTAAGGTGGCTAACGGAACCTTGAATTCTGCTGCTATCTCTTTCCAACTCGTCTCTGGAGGTAAACGCCGTAGAATAATAGCTTGACAAGTGATTTCTGGGTGATTTTTGATATGAATACTGCCCAACTCACCTGTGAGGTCTGTTTCTGCCCACTCCCGTGTCACTTCCAACATGGAAGGAACATCAACTGGTGCAGCTACAGTGTCCAAAGGGTCAAATTCTTCACCCTTATCTGAAATTTGCACGGATACAAATCGCTGCGCTGTTTTCTGACCTTGGGTGTAAAACTTTCTCAGTTCTAACTTGAGGTAAGCATTCAACCAAGTCACGACCGTACTGCGTTCTGGATCGAATTTTTCTCCAGTTGTTGCTTCGCAGATATTGCGGCAGAAGTAAAGCCAAGTTCGTTGCAAAGCATCCTGATAGAACGGCGAGTTATCTTTCCACAGTTTTCTTTGCACAAGTTTCACAATTTCCGTCAAACCTTCTTGGCGCTCAAGGCTACCCTGAGGATGCTGACAGGTTTGTTGAACTAGCCGAACAATTTTTTGATTACCGTTATCCATAACACCCTGGCTGGCTTAACAAGATTGGCTTTAAATTAGCACAACTACAATACCAACTCTATACCCCTCTATCCCCATCCTCTAAGACTCTTCTAACTTTTCCTCTCGCGGCAAAGATAGTTATTGTAATCACTTTCAATTTGATGCATACTCATACCTCATTCTAGTTGTGTTGATGGACTAACTGCTCTATTTACTCATGGAGCGAGTTTTGAGGTTTTATTCAAATTTCCCAAATTTTTTTTACTTCCGTGTTGAATGTTATAACCGCGCTCAAGTTAGTCTTTCGCTTGACAAAAAACAAATTATTTAGTATAATCTACATAGATTATCAAATTTTCATCAGCAATCGCTACCCATTTGAAGCAAGCCACCTTGACAAGGTTAGGGATTTCTAAGAAATAAATTACCCAATCTTGTGGGACGGGCGTCCCCGCCCGTTTTATACTAGTGACGGGCGAGACTTTAGTACCACAACAGATATTTGAAGACTTTTTTATTTGGAAGTCCCTTAATGTTTACGACTTAAATAATTTAAAAACTCAATGCAGCAAGATGGGATCTTTCCTCACTGTGTAGTCTTTTTCCACGCGTAGCGCTACTATTTCACTATTGCACTTAATATCTGCTTTAATTGATGCTGCCAAGCGTTGGATAAGTTGATCCATTCCACCTTTAAGTTGCAACAAGTCGTGACTGGTTTCGGTCATAATATCTCCGAGGAAAATATCTAACCGCTTCTAAAAGTTTGGACAAAGCTACCCACAAGTAGATAAATCTTTACAAACCCAACTCTACGGTATAAGTTCGCTCAACTAGAAGTGCCATTTGGCTTGGTTCCCTTGCCCCATGGCTTAGGTTCCTTGACCACTAATCCCCAGTTAGAGATACTGAAATTAATTCAGTACGAGACTTAAAAATGTATTCAGTTTTTAACAATTAGTTTGTGCTAAGTGTTTCAAGGTTCTCACGCCAAGTAAGCTTTTGCATCCCGCACTAATCAAGCGTCTGAAGATAGTACCTCAATATCCCTAAAAAGTCAAGCTTTGGGTAAAGGTGTATCGGTTTCAATTTACAGTTTATAACCCTTGGGAACACTTGGCACGGAAACTGGGGTTTTGAGTCAGGAAGGAGTGCAGATCGATGGTTTCGCCGTCTTCGCTAAAGTAGGGATCTAAATCCAAGCGCTCCAACTCATCCATTAAGTGAGATTGCAAGTCGCGTTCAAAATCAGCACGAAGATTACCTGGTGCGATGGTATTAATGATGGTTTTGAGCCAAGCGACAAAATTGCGAGTTTGTTCGCTGTAACGAGGGTCAGTCAGGGGCGCAATGCCTTGCGCCCTTACAGAGATAAAATTTTTCTCGAAAAGCGCTTAACTGTTGATGCAAGAGAATATCATAGGGTGTTTGGATCGATTCCTTGTTGCTGCAATTTAGTTAAAAGCTCTTGAAGTTTTTGTTGTTGAGCGATCGCAACTTCTTCTGGTGTAAGGTATCGATTACCTTTTTGGTCATACCAGTATAACCATTCTCGCGTGAATCCCTGATAGGTTCCTCGTTCGCGTCCAAGACCTAATCCTACTTCAGGCATCCAGACTATATCCTCCGGTTGCAAAACATATTTCCCCTCAACTAAGCGATACACTTCTAAACGTTTTTGCTTGCGGCGTAAGCGTGTTGGAGCATAAATTGCATAGTATAAAATTCCCAATTGGGCATAATCTATTTTTTTCTGTTCGTATTCTCCGTTGTATGTTTTAGAAACCACTTCT
This genomic interval from Scytonema hofmannii PCC 7110 contains the following:
- a CDS encoding Uma2 family endonuclease, with protein sequence MFKYNPLDCLPTSAELPDSDDTPVDNELQILIPNLLLAILSLCWQERDDWYFGINMGIYYDSSYSAIVPDGFLSLGVERFVGENGRLSYVLWEEDGIVPIFALEVVSKTYNGEYEQKKIDYAQLGILYYAIYAPTRLRRKQKRLEVYRLVEGKYVLQPEDIVWMPEVGLGLGRERGTYQGFTREWLYWYDQKGNRYLTPEEVAIAQQQKLQELLTKLQQQGIDPNTL
- a CDS encoding DUF1822 family protein, whose translation is MAGITNEIYERTVVLPITEEARNTARQLAARQPTSEKAEQVLLNTLAVSVVDNYLQMMDIPTDIAASYSRNAFVCLCSDVSDLVVTGLGRLECRPVTAQEQTCHVPVDVWGDRIGYTAVQMDEALEEAAILGFIPTVEAEEIPLHQFQPLRNLLRSLNQPREKVSPSVSATAQLTNLSQWLRNAFETGWQTLDSLVSTPQTNLAFGFRQFRKDGSSRGGKTIDLQTPQGNYSIILAVSLASSTESTSVSEESEIDIHVQVIPAMAQTSLPPGLQLMILDESGAIFEETQALSEDDFLLLQISGHPGEKFSIRVALGDISTTEDFVI